The genomic segment TATACGGTATAAATATTGAGAATAATTAAAGTAAATTATACTTGTGAACAGAGTTTTGCAGATACCCTAGAAATATAATTAAGTTTAGTGATAAACTAACAGTCAATTGTAATTATTAAGTATGATATTTTTGATTTACTATTTTAGGGGGAGAAAGAGAATGGGATTTTTTGTTAATAAATTGATATTAATTGTATCGTTAGGGTTGGTGCTAGGTGCTTGTTCTGCAGCAACTGACATGGAAGAAAGCTCAGAGAATACAACAGATGAGGCTGTAGAGGCAGTTGAAGAAACTGAAGAAAAAAGTATTGTAGCCGATGAAATGACAACAACTTTTTATCCAGAAGTAACTAGATTAAGACATCTTACCGAAGAAGACCTGGAGTGGTACGATATCATTATAACTAGATTAAATGCTATAGATGATTTCTCAGGTGATCGGGAGACTGTATACGAGATAGCTGAAGAATACGGAGAAGATCCTGAAGAGTTATATTTTGATTGGTTAGAGATTTGGGATGCAAAAGTGCATGGTGATAATGGGAATTATGCTATTTTGTCAGAGGCTTATAGTAAATTAACTACTGAGATTATTGAAAAAAACATCGTGGGGGAAAAAATCGAACATTCTAGCAGTAGATCTAGTTTAGATGAGGGAAATTTAACTACCTTTGTACAGCACGAGCTAGACGTAGATGGAGAACTTTATGAAGTTGCTTACGTGATTGAACACAGAGATGATTATAAAATTGCGGAAATAATTGAGTTTAGTGTTAATGGAGAAAAGACAGATTTATAGATAGAGTATGTTTAGTTATGTTCATTGTAGCTGTTTTAATGCATCAATAAGAATTTTAGTATAAGTAAATGCAAAGGCTAAAATTTGGGCATATTGGTGCATGAGTAGTATGATGAAGTTACGAATAAATTTTATGAGGAGTGGTAAGATGACAGCATATGAATTACCAAAAGTGTGGCAGTGGGAAGAAGAGAATTCAAAAAAAGGTGGCAATCGTCCCACAGCTGGGAGTCGTTTCGAACAAAAATTACCAGTTGGAGATGCTCCGTTTCAACTCTATTCATTAGGAACACCGAATGGCATTAAAGTTACAATTATGTTCGAAGAGCTGAAAGAGTTGGGTGCGGAAGGCGCAGATTATGACTTATATACTATCAATATTGGCGAAGGGGACCAATTTGGTTCAGATTTTGTTGAGATCAATCCTAATTCTAAAATTCCAGCTCTTGTTGATCAAAGTCAAAGTCCTCGTTTGGATATTTTTGAATCAGGTTCTATTCTTCTTTACTTAGCGGAGAAATTTAACCAACTCATTCCGACAACTATTCACGGTCGGACTGAAACTCTTAATTGGTTATTCTGGCAAATGGGAGCAGGTCCTTATGTTGGTGGAGGATTTGGCCACTTTTTCGCTTATGCTCCTGAGCCTATGAAATACCCGATTGATCGCTTCACGATGGAAACGAAGCGTCAGTTAGATTTACTAGATAAAACCTTAGCAAACCGACCTTATATAGCTGGCGATGCCTATACCATCGCAGATATTGCTATATGGTCTTGGTACGGCCGTTTAGCTTTAGGAAAATTATATGAAGGATCATATGAATTTTTGAATCTAGATGAATATACCCATCTCTTAGAATGGTCTCAGCGCATTGCAGAACGACCAGGTGTTCAAAAAGGTCTGGCAGCAGAGTCTCAATCAATTAAAGAATAGTTTGTATCATATTTTATTACTTTAGGGTTTTAACAATCTATTTTGATTAAAAAGAAATAAATAATCAGCACTGTATTATAATAAACAAGACAACAATAAATTATTACTAATACTAGGATTCTCTATAAATACCTTGCAAAAATAATTTATTATAGGTAGATTTAAATTACACTTGAGGTATGTAATAGATAAAAATGTTTATGATAGTAGGGTTTGTATTGAGAAAAAAAGCACTAAAGATTCAGTTAACGAGTTGGATTTTCCTCTTAACTGCAACTGCAGGATTTATGAACGTTGTAACGATTATTTTATTTTCAGCTACTAGCTCCCATCATACGGGGAGTTTATCAAACAGTATGATTCATTTAGTAAAAGGGGATTTCGAGGGTTTTATTCGTTTGATAATCGTTATACTAGCCTTTTTCTTAGGAACGATGTTGAGTGGATTCCTATTTCCAGAACAGGTCTTTAAATTGAAACGTCGGTATGGTTATATTCAACTCTTATCCGGTTTAGCGATTTTAGTGGGAAGCATTATGCTTAAGAATCATTGGTGGTATTTGCTAGAGACAACCCTAATTTTAGGTCTGCAAAATGGTATGTTTGTCTATTATAAAGGTATGATTGTTCGTACGACACATATGTCTGGAAACCTAACTGATGCTGGTTTGGCTTTAGGTAGAAGTTTAGCAGGACGAAAATCCGAGTTACGGAAGGCCCGTTTCCAACTACTGAATCTCAGCTTCTTTCTATTAGGTAGTATAGTTGGTGCCGGCGTATTGCTATATACTAGCGTTGATATTTGGCTTGTAGCAAGTAGCTTATACCTCTTTCTTGGTCTCTTATATTTCTCATTGTATCATCACGTCAATTACGTAAAATCAACCCATGATGAATTTGAAATAAACGGAAAAAACTTATTTGATTATTTAAAATAGACTTAGATTGGATTGTCTACACTAAACTGTACAAAATTTATATGGCCAACGATCTGAAGTCAAAAAGACTCTTGTAATCCATCCAAACAAAGAACCCCTCACAGTAAAATGCGAGGGGTTCTTTGTTTATTTATAGAGTCACAATTGCTTAATAGTGTAGTGCTTTTAATTCTTCTATCGTAACGTCTTGTTCAACATAGCCATCAACCATAAAGCCACTTAAATTTGAAAATTCTTTATAAAAGATGTCGTAAGCTGTCAGATTAGAATTGAAATTTTCTTCATTTAATTTTAGGATAAGTTCCTTCGTTTTAGCCTGAGTATCGCTGTCAAGTTCCCAGTTATCAGGTCTAAGACGGCCCACTTCATCGTATTCAGGCTTGTTGCCATAAATCATTTCTCTATAAATGCGGTCTTGATGCATAATTGGTGTTTCATGGGTGCCTTTATCTGCCATCACTTTATAAAGACCGATACAATAAACAGGGAAAAAAGGAATAACTGAACTTGCTTTAGTGGTAACTGCAGTAGCGACTACAATCTGAGCTTTGCCGTTTATGTCAGCTAGTAACTCATTAATATTGTTTGTCTTTTCATCACAATCTGCTTTAGCCAGGCCAAGTGTACCACCACCATAGTAAGAATGGTTAAGCTCTGTTCCTAAATAAGAATAATTAGTTGTTAAGACGCCATCAGCTAATACGTCTGCTTCTTTTAGTGCTTGCATCCATAGTTCCCAGTCTTCTCCGCCCATTACCTTTACAGTATTAGCGATTTCCTGTTCAGTTGCAGGTTCCAGAGTTTCAGTATAGTAAGTCTGGTTTTGCATATTAATATTAGGTCCAACTACGGGCTCTCCAATGGCTTTAATCGAAGAAGTATATGTTTCTCCAGTAGTAGGATCTGTTCTTCGACCACTTGCCAGACTGTAAACGACTAAGTCTACTTTACCGCCAAATTCGTTCTTTATATAATCGATGACTTCTTGCTTGCTTTCGTGGCTGAAAGCGTCTTGAACAAAGTTTTTAGCAATCAGACCTTCTTTTTCAGCGGCTTCGCGAAAAGCAATATTATTGTACCAGCCGGCTGTTCCTAAGTTCTTTTCGTTCTTTGGCCCCTTTTCAAAAGAAACGCCAATTGTATCTGCTCCAGCACCGAAAGCTAAATTAATCCGAGTGGCTAAACCGTAGCTTGATGATGCGCCAATGATCAATACCTTTTTTGGGCCTTCATAAGTTCCTTTGCCTTTTACATAGTCGATTTGATTCAATACTTCTTGTTTGCAACCAAGTGGATTTATACCTAAAGCTACATTTCCACGAATATTTTGTTTGAATTCCATCATGATTAATTTTCCTCCATTAAATCGTTATAAGAATATAATATCAGAAAAAGCTTCTTATGAGAAATTACTTATCAAAATTCCACATCAAAGTTACGTAACTGTGTTCATCAATCAATAGGAAAAATGGAATGACTGTTCAACGGAATAGAGTGAGTACTTAGTAATGAGCTGAGTAAGGGCAGAGCACTGAGATAATTTACACAAGGAACCCGATGGATCGATAGATTATATAAAGAAATTTAGGGTCTACATTGACTTACTTCAGTGGAAACAACAATAAGGAAAAATATCAATTTATTTCTTCAGGCTGAGACGCTGAAGGATGTTATTGATCTGCAAAGAAATATTGCTGTTGTAGAAAGTAGATTAATATAGCGTAACCTCATTTAGATAAATCTCGGTGAACTGTATCATAAGTAATAATGAAATATAATCCAGGGTAATTTAAACCGTTAAGTATATATTTTTCTAAAATATCATGATAAAATATTGGTAATTAATCTGATTAGAAAAATGTTAATCGAACTGTAATACTCACAAATTTTGAGCACCTTAGTACGTTAAAATTATTGAGAGAGGAGACGGAATACTTGATGACGATAAGGATTTGTATTGTGTATTTTTTTAATTTGTAAGCCAAGAGATAAAAAATCTGACTTGATATATGAACGGAACAGTATGTGAGGAGAACATTAATATGAAAAAGCTAAAAGTAAAGACTATAGTTTTTATATCAATCATTGGAGTATTTGGTTTTTTTATATTTTTTCAAACTAAATTAATTGAAACCTCTGCTAATAAAACTTCTGAAACAGCATTAATGCAAGACAAATTAGTGGAGTTGTCAGAGTGGACAACATTAAAGTATGAATATAGCAATGTAATAGTAAGTCGCACAGATAAGAGTGTATCCGTGCTTGGTATAACTGATATTAATTATGCAGAGGCGATAAAGCTAATTGAATATTCCGGATATTTAAAAGCTGGGACAAATTTTTCAAAACTTGAAATATCGTATGATGAAGTATCCAAGCAATTATTAGTAAGAGTCCCAAAATCTCAAATACTTGATAATGTTGTTGACACTGATAAAACGAAAGTAGAAGATGTTAAGGGTGATATATTTTCAGATTATCCTACTCAGATAGTTTTTGACGAAATAAATAGTAATAAAAAAAATCTTGAAGAAGAAAAAGTTAGTCAAGGATTTTTGGAAGAAGCAGACAAAAGAATAAAAGTATTGTTAACTTCTTTTTTGGATTCTAATGGATTCAATGATGTTGTTATTGAATTCTTTTAAATTAAATACATAATTCTAGTAATGAAACTATACAGAGAATAATAAACCATCATCCTAGCTTGAGTAGAATGAACTTAGTCTGAGATGATGGTATTTAATTCTATAAGTATAGTTTTATTTTTGTTTTGCAACTTTTGAATGGCTGTTTATGAAAGGCAGTATTGGTCTTGCGGTTGATACTTGTTTGAATCAGTTGTTTTTTTAGTTTCTATTGTCCGCGCTCAATAATATATCAATGGTATTCAATGAAATAGCAACTTTTAAGTCTAATAGTTTTAAAACAAAATAGTATTCGAATTTATTGGAATAAGTAATATTTTTTCAGACACGTTTTTAATATATAGAGTTCTATTAGCCTAAAGTATATTACTTTTGAGAGTGGTATAATTATTTTAAATGTTACGGGAATATAGAAAGATCAAGATTCGCAAGAATTACAAGCAGTATAGTAGAGTGAATTAGCTCTTATATTAGATAGGGGGGAAATATTAATATGGAAAGAGGAAATGTATTAGTAATTGGAAATTCAGGAGTAGGAAAATCAACTTTGATAAATTCAGTTCTTGGAGATGAAATAGCGAAGACTGGATATGGTTCTTCTGGTACAACGGAAAAGCTGGAAATATATGAAAGTGAAGAAGTACCTTTTAGAATTATCGATACGGTTGGCTTTGAACCATCATTGGTTAAACAATTTAAAGCGATCAATGCAGTAAAAAAATGGTCAAAGGAGAGCATTAAAGATGGAGAAGAAGATACCAAAATTAATGTGATTTGGTTTTGTATTGAGGGAACATCGAGTAAGTTGTTTCCAAAGACCATCAAAGACCTTTCTAGAGCAACTGCAATGTGGAAGACTGTTCCGATTGTCGTAGTCATTACGAAATCTTATTCTGTTCCAGAGAGGGTGCAGAATAAAGAAATGGTGGATAATGCTTTTGCGAAACAAAAGAAATATTCAAAAAATCTGAAACATACTGTCCCTGTTGTTGCATCCACCTATGTACTTAATGACACAGCATTTGCAGCGCCTGAAGGAATTACAGAGCTAATTGATGTGACAAATGAATTGATGCCAGAAGGAATAAAAGCTGGCGAGAACGACGTATACAAATTTAAATTAAAACGGAAAAAGGCTCTAGCTCAAGGTGTTGTTGGATTTTCAACTACAACTGCAGTAACGGTAGGTGCTGTACCTATTCCATTCGCTGATGCATTAATATTGGGTCCGATTGAAGTTGCCCAAGTAAAAGCTCTTGCCCATCTGTACGAAATTAGCAAAGATGAAGACTCTAAAGAATTATTAAATGCTATTGTTGAAGTCGGAACAGTTAGTGTAGCTGCGAAAGTTGCAATTAACTCATTGAAAGCTATTCCGGGAATCAACATAGCAGCGAGTGTACTAAATGCTATTATTGCAGGCGCAATTGTTGCTGCAATTGGGGAAGGTTCTATTTATGTGTTTGAAAAAGTATATACTGGAGAAAAAAGTATTAAAGATATTGAATGGGTTAAAAATGTAATGGAGTCTAAACTATCATCTCAATTCATAGAAAATGTAACGGTTGTTGTAGAAAAAATAGCGAATAGTGGTAGTACTAAGGATATCGGTAAACTAATCAATTCGCTATCATCATCGAAGCTCAAAATAAAACTATAAATTACTAATAAAAAAGGACCTATGATAGAAGAGCAAGATAAACTATGATATTAGAAAGACGTGCTCTTTGTGTTAGCTTTCAGTGTCGATGTTAACTCTACATTTTAATTCCACAGCAACATAATCTTTCAATCAGCATACTAACATACTTGTGATATTCAATTGTCTTTTTAATGTGAGATAATTGAAATATCTAGTATGAATGTAGTAGAAGTATGAGTGCCGATTATATCTCGTTCTAAGAAAAACTGGAGATGAGGTGTTCTTACCTTTATTTATGCTATAAAATATTGTTATGGATACTACAATATTACAGAGAATCGTACTATAAATAAATAATTTTTTAGAAGAAGTAGAACGATTAGTTATTCTAAATTTCTATATCTATGCAATTTTTTCGCACTATTAAAAGTTGTTTGTTAGAATGAGCTTAAAGAAACTAAAAAAAGAATGAGTAAGATACATAAATGAGAAAATTTAATTTTTGTAAATTGATGTATAGGAAAATAACTTTTAATGTCTTATGGAAATAATAGAGTGAAATATATTCAGTATGCACTTTAAGCGTTTATGAAAGAACTTAAAAATATATTTGATTTGACGTCAGTCATTCAAGGTGAGGAGACATAGTTATGAACATTCATCCAATAAAAGCTTTTTCTGATAATTATATTTGGATTATTGAAGAAGGCACAGAAGCAGTGGTAGTCGATCCAGGAGAAGCTGAACAAGTCATGGACTACTTAGAAGAAAAGCAGCTACAGTTAAACTCCATCCTTTTAACG from the Carnobacterium inhibens subsp. inhibens DSM 13024 genome contains:
- a CDS encoding YoaK family protein, giving the protein MRKKALKIQLTSWIFLLTATAGFMNVVTIILFSATSSHHTGSLSNSMIHLVKGDFEGFIRLIIVILAFFLGTMLSGFLFPEQVFKLKRRYGYIQLLSGLAILVGSIMLKNHWWYLLETTLILGLQNGMFVYYKGMIVRTTHMSGNLTDAGLALGRSLAGRKSELRKARFQLLNLSFFLLGSIVGAGVLLYTSVDIWLVASSLYLFLGLLYFSLYHHVNYVKSTHDEFEINGKNLFDYLK
- a CDS encoding GTPase gives rise to the protein MERGNVLVIGNSGVGKSTLINSVLGDEIAKTGYGSSGTTEKLEIYESEEVPFRIIDTVGFEPSLVKQFKAINAVKKWSKESIKDGEEDTKINVIWFCIEGTSSKLFPKTIKDLSRATAMWKTVPIVVVITKSYSVPERVQNKEMVDNAFAKQKKYSKNLKHTVPVVASTYVLNDTAFAAPEGITELIDVTNELMPEGIKAGENDVYKFKLKRKKALAQGVVGFSTTTAVTVGAVPIPFADALILGPIEVAQVKALAHLYEISKDEDSKELLNAIVEVGTVSVAAKVAINSLKAIPGINIAASVLNAIIAGAIVAAIGEGSIYVFEKVYTGEKSIKDIEWVKNVMESKLSSQFIENVTVVVEKIANSGSTKDIGKLINSLSSSKLKIKL
- the fabV gene encoding enoyl-ACP reductase FabV translates to MEFKQNIRGNVALGINPLGCKQEVLNQIDYVKGKGTYEGPKKVLIIGASSSYGLATRINLAFGAGADTIGVSFEKGPKNEKNLGTAGWYNNIAFREAAEKEGLIAKNFVQDAFSHESKQEVIDYIKNEFGGKVDLVVYSLASGRRTDPTTGETYTSSIKAIGEPVVGPNINMQNQTYYTETLEPATEQEIANTVKVMGGEDWELWMQALKEADVLADGVLTTNYSYLGTELNHSYYGGGTLGLAKADCDEKTNNINELLADINGKAQIVVATAVTTKASSVIPFFPVYCIGLYKVMADKGTHETPIMHQDRIYREMIYGNKPEYDEVGRLRPDNWELDSDTQAKTKELILKLNEENFNSNLTAYDIFYKEFSNLSGFMVDGYVEQDVTIEELKALHY
- the yghU gene encoding glutathione-dependent disulfide-bond oxidoreductase encodes the protein MTAYELPKVWQWEEENSKKGGNRPTAGSRFEQKLPVGDAPFQLYSLGTPNGIKVTIMFEELKELGAEGADYDLYTINIGEGDQFGSDFVEINPNSKIPALVDQSQSPRLDIFESGSILLYLAEKFNQLIPTTIHGRTETLNWLFWQMGAGPYVGGGFGHFFAYAPEPMKYPIDRFTMETKRQLDLLDKTLANRPYIAGDAYTIADIAIWSWYGRLALGKLYEGSYEFLNLDEYTHLLEWSQRIAERPGVQKGLAAESQSIKE
- a CDS encoding DUF4230 domain-containing protein — encoded protein: MKKLKVKTIVFISIIGVFGFFIFFQTKLIETSANKTSETALMQDKLVELSEWTTLKYEYSNVIVSRTDKSVSVLGITDINYAEAIKLIEYSGYLKAGTNFSKLEISYDEVSKQLLVRVPKSQILDNVVDTDKTKVEDVKGDIFSDYPTQIVFDEINSNKKNLEEEKVSQGFLEEADKRIKVLLTSFLDSNGFNDVVIEFF